The following proteins are co-located in the Chryseobacterium daecheongense genome:
- the infB gene encoding translation initiation factor IF-2 — MPKIRLNKAVKEFNISMSRLVEFLQSKDFEVENNPNAQLEEAAYSALEAEFAKDGEQRKASHEVVIIKVPEEKLEIEEKKTPEVIRAKANKPETKILGKIDLDSKKPEAEEISEAPVVPVTPPVEKKEEIVSEPEPETKAATEKQEFKVLDKIDLSQIESRNRPVKKDKPKVEEKKAEEKPIEVVKETPKPVVETEAKPIDAVKEESVKDDEQSQEPQKIETVYQKLDGPKIVGEKIDLTQFAPKPNSGAKKKRKRIEKPGGPNQQNIGNNQQAGGNNQQGGQGNRPQGGNQGNRPQGQGGQGNRPQGQGGPGGNRPYNNNNQGNRPQGQGGGFKKGGQNNRPGQRTMPVELTDEQVKNQIKETLEKLTNKGGKSKSAKHRKDKRTYRREQDERQQEIDAQDRTLKVTEFITVGELASLMNVSPTEVISACFSLGVMVTMNQRLEADTLLLVADEFGYKIEFSDADLEEAESEEDMDAEEDLSPRAPIVTVMGHVDHGKTSLLDYIRKTNVIAGESGGITQHIGAYNVKLENGQRITFLDTPGHEAFTAMRARGAQITDIAIIVIAADDDVMPQTKEAISHAQAAGVPMIIALNKVDKPGANPDNIRQQLSGMNILVEEWGGNVQAQEISAKFGNNIDLLLEKVLLQAEMLELKANPNRNAQGVVIEASLDKGRGYVATMLVQTGTLRVGDYVLAGKNHGKVKAMLDERGRNLKEAGPSIPVTILGLDGAPTAGDKFKVYADESEAKTIANKREQLQRELSIRTKKHTTLEELGRRIALGEFKELNIILKGDVDGSVEALSDQLQRLSTEEISVNILHKGVGQITESDVNLATASDAIIIGFNVRAGGNAKELADKEEIEIRTYSVIYAAIDEVKEAMEGMLSPEIKEQVIGNVEIREVFKISKVGTIAGCMVLSGKVTRSAKVRVLRDGIVKFDGELESLKRFKDDVKEVTKGYECGLNLKGYNDIEIGDILEVYEEVAVKKKLK, encoded by the coding sequence ATGCCAAAAATAAGATTAAATAAAGCGGTTAAGGAATTCAACATTTCGATGTCCAGATTAGTAGAGTTTTTACAGTCAAAGGATTTCGAGGTTGAAAACAATCCTAACGCTCAATTAGAAGAAGCGGCATATTCTGCATTGGAGGCTGAGTTTGCCAAGGATGGCGAACAACGTAAAGCTTCCCATGAGGTGGTGATCATTAAAGTTCCGGAAGAAAAACTGGAAATAGAAGAAAAGAAAACCCCTGAAGTAATAAGAGCTAAAGCTAATAAACCAGAAACTAAAATTTTAGGTAAAATAGATTTGGATTCTAAGAAACCTGAGGCTGAAGAGATTTCTGAGGCTCCGGTTGTTCCTGTAACTCCTCCGGTTGAGAAGAAGGAAGAGATAGTGTCAGAACCGGAACCTGAAACTAAAGCAGCTACAGAGAAACAGGAATTTAAAGTTCTGGATAAAATTGACTTGTCACAAATAGAGTCAAGAAACAGACCAGTTAAAAAAGATAAACCAAAAGTGGAGGAGAAAAAAGCTGAAGAAAAACCAATTGAAGTTGTGAAAGAAACTCCAAAACCAGTTGTTGAAACTGAGGCCAAACCAATTGATGCTGTGAAGGAAGAATCTGTAAAAGATGACGAGCAATCTCAGGAGCCTCAGAAGATTGAAACCGTTTATCAAAAATTAGACGGACCTAAGATTGTTGGTGAAAAAATTGATTTAACGCAATTTGCTCCTAAGCCTAACTCTGGTGCGAAGAAGAAAAGAAAGAGGATTGAAAAACCTGGAGGACCTAATCAACAGAATATAGGGAACAATCAGCAGGCTGGAGGAAACAATCAGCAAGGGGGGCAAGGAAACCGTCCGCAAGGAGGTAATCAAGGCAACCGCCCACAAGGTCAGGGTGGCCAAGGTAATCGCCCGCAAGGTCAAGGTGGTCCTGGTGGAAACCGTCCGTACAATAATAACAATCAAGGAAACCGTCCACAAGGTCAAGGTGGTGGATTCAAGAAAGGGGGTCAGAATAATAGACCGGGTCAAAGAACAATGCCTGTGGAGCTAACTGATGAGCAAGTAAAGAATCAGATTAAAGAAACCCTTGAGAAGTTAACTAATAAAGGAGGTAAATCTAAATCTGCTAAGCATAGAAAAGATAAGAGAACTTATCGTAGAGAGCAGGATGAACGTCAGCAAGAGATTGATGCGCAGGACAGAACATTAAAAGTTACTGAATTTATTACAGTAGGGGAACTTGCCAGTTTGATGAACGTTTCTCCAACAGAAGTTATTTCTGCATGTTTCTCTCTAGGTGTTATGGTAACTATGAACCAGAGACTTGAAGCTGATACCTTATTATTGGTAGCTGATGAATTTGGATATAAAATTGAGTTTTCGGATGCTGATCTTGAAGAAGCAGAATCTGAAGAAGATATGGATGCTGAGGAGGATCTTTCTCCAAGAGCACCAATTGTAACCGTAATGGGACACGTTGACCACGGTAAAACATCCTTACTTGATTACATCAGAAAAACCAATGTTATCGCTGGTGAATCAGGAGGTATTACACAGCACATTGGAGCATATAATGTGAAGTTAGAAAACGGGCAGAGGATTACCTTCCTGGATACTCCTGGTCACGAAGCCTTTACGGCTATGAGAGCAAGGGGTGCTCAGATTACCGATATTGCTATTATTGTAATTGCAGCCGATGATGATGTGATGCCTCAGACTAAAGAGGCGATCTCTCATGCGCAGGCAGCAGGTGTACCAATGATTATCGCTTTGAATAAAGTTGATAAGCCGGGTGCAAATCCTGATAATATCCGTCAGCAATTATCTGGGATGAATATTTTGGTTGAAGAATGGGGTGGTAATGTTCAGGCTCAGGAAATTTCTGCGAAGTTTGGTAACAATATTGACCTTTTATTGGAGAAAGTGTTGCTTCAGGCAGAAATGCTTGAGCTGAAAGCTAATCCGAATAGAAATGCTCAGGGAGTTGTAATTGAAGCTTCACTAGATAAAGGAAGAGGATACGTAGCTACGATGCTTGTTCAAACCGGAACTTTAAGGGTTGGTGATTATGTACTTGCGGGGAAAAACCATGGTAAAGTGAAAGCAATGCTCGACGAACGTGGTAGAAACCTTAAAGAGGCAGGGCCATCAATCCCGGTTACTATTTTAGGTCTGGATGGTGCTCCTACAGCAGGGGATAAATTTAAAGTCTATGCTGATGAGAGTGAGGCAAAAACTATTGCCAATAAGAGAGAGCAGCTTCAAAGAGAACTTTCTATCAGAACTAAGAAACATACAACACTTGAAGAACTTGGAAGAAGAATTGCTCTAGGTGAATTCAAGGAGTTGAATATAATCCTGAAAGGTGACGTGGATGGTTCTGTTGAAGCATTATCAGATCAATTACAAAGGTTGTCAACGGAAGAGATCAGTGTTAATATCTTACATAAGGGAGTTGGTCAGATTACAGAATCTGATGTTAACTTAGCTACAGCTTCGGATGCTATTATCATTGGATTTAATGTTAGGGCCGGTGGTAATGCTAAAGAATTAGCAGATAAGGAAGAAATTGAAATCAGAACTTATTCTGTAATTTACGCAGCTATTGATGAGGTAAAAGAGGCAATGGAAGGTATGCTTTCTCCTGAAATTAAAGAGCAGGTAATTGGTAATGTGGAAATCAGAGAAGTATTTAAAATTTCGAAGGTGGGAACAATTGCCGGATGTATGGTTCTTTCAGGGAAGGTTACAAGAAGTGCTAAAGTAAGAGTTCTAAGAGATGGTATCGTTAAATTTGACGGGGAACTGGAGAGTTTAAAGCGTTTTAAAGATGATGTGAAGGAAGTTACTAAAGGTTACGAATGTGGATTGAATTTAAAAGGTTATAACGATATTGAAATCGGCGATATTCTTGAAGTATATGAAGAAGTTGCAGTGAAGAAGAAATTGAAATAA